In Streptomyces sp. NBC_00483, a single window of DNA contains:
- a CDS encoding NUDIX hydrolase, with amino-acid sequence MNKELRVAAYAVCVREGQVLLARWIAGDGSKRWTLPGGGMDHGEDPYDTVIREVDEETGYVVDPVVLLGVHSVLRRYPRKLGKMADFHGLRLVYEGVITGGALRHEQNGSTDMAAWHDLAAVQDLPRVELVDVGMDLWRDRPGDGHVHP; translated from the coding sequence ATGAACAAAGAGCTGAGGGTGGCGGCCTACGCCGTGTGCGTCAGAGAGGGGCAGGTGTTGCTCGCCCGCTGGATCGCGGGGGACGGAAGCAAACGGTGGACGCTTCCGGGCGGGGGGATGGACCACGGTGAGGACCCCTACGACACGGTGATCCGCGAGGTCGACGAGGAGACCGGCTATGTCGTCGACCCGGTCGTCCTCCTCGGCGTCCACTCCGTGCTGCGACGCTACCCCCGCAAGCTCGGCAAGATGGCGGACTTCCACGGTCTGCGTCTCGTCTACGAAGGGGTGATCACGGGCGGTGCCCTGCGCCACGAGCAGAACGGTTCCACGGACATGGCGGCCTGGCACGACCTCGCCGCGGTCCAGGACCTCCCGCGGGTGGAACTGGTCGACGTGGGCATGGACTTGTGGCGGGATCGGCCGGGGGACGGCCACGTCCACCCATGA